In one window of Campylobacter coli DNA:
- the rpoC gene encoding DNA-directed RNA polymerase subunit beta', whose protein sequence is MSKFKVIEIKEDARPRDFEAFQLRLASPEKIKSWSYGEVKKPETINYRTLKPERDGLFCAKIFGPIRDYECLCGKYKKMRFKGVKCEKCGVEVANSKVRRSRMGHIELVTPVAHIWYVNSLPSRIGTLLGVKMKDLERVLYYEAYIVENAGEAYYDNESTKKVEYCDVLNEEQYQNLMQRYENSGFKARMGGEVVRDLLANLDLVALLNQLKEEMTATNSEAKKKTIIKRLKVVENFLNSNLNANTNNEDAVPNRPEWMMITNLPVLPPDLRPLVALDGGKFAVSDVNDLYRRVINRNTRLKKLMELDAPEIIIRNEKRMLQEAVDALFDNGRRANAVKGANKRPLKSLSEIIKGKQGRFRQNLLGKRVDFSGRSVIVVGPKLRMDQCGLPKKMALELFKPHLLAKLEEKGYATTVKQAKKMIENKTNEVWECLEEVVKGHPVMLNRAPTLHKLSIQAFHPVLVEGKAIQLHPLVCAAFNADFDGDQMAVHVPLSQEAIAECKVLMLSSMNILLPASGKSVTVPSQDMVLGIYYLSLEKMGAKGSHKICTGIDEVMMALESKCLDIHASIQTMVDGRKITTTAGRLIIKSILPDFVTENMWNKVLKKKDIAALVDYVYKQGGLQITASFLDKLKNLGFEYATKAGVSISIADIIVPSDKQKAIDEAKKQVREIQNSYNLGLITSGERYNKIIDIWKTTNNTLSRDMMKLVEKDKEGFNSIYMMADSGARGSAAQISQLAAMRGLMTKPDGSIIETPIISNFREGLNVLEYFISTHGARKGLADTALKTANAGYLTRKLIDVAQNVKITVEDCGTHEGVEINEITADSSIIETLEERILGRVIAEDVIDPITNSVLFAEGTLIDEEKARILGESGVKSVNIRTPITCKAKKGICAKCYGINLGEGKLVKPGEAVGIISAQSIGEPGTQLTLRTFHSGGTASTDLQDRQVSAQKEGFIRFYNLKTYKNKEGKDIVANRRNAAILLVEPKIKAPFKGIVNIENIHEDVIISIKDKKQEAKYILRKYDLAKPNELAGVSGSIDGKLYLPYQSGAEVEENESIVEMIKEGWNVPNRIPFASEILVKDGDPVVQNIKAGEKGILKFYILKGDGLDRVRNIKKGDIVKEKGFFVVVADENDREAKRHYIPRESRIEFNDSEEVNFDSIIASAPKQEKSIIAEWDAYNNTIIAEIDGVVSFEDIEAGYSADEQIDEATGKRSLVINEYLPSGVRPTLIIAGKGDKAVRYQLEPKTVIFVHDGDKISQADILAKTPKAAAKSKDITGGLPRVSELFEARKPKNAAVIAEIDGVVRFDKPLRSKERLIIQAEDGTSAEYLIDKSKHIQVREGEFIHAGEKLTDGVVSSHDVLKILGEKALHYYLISEIQQVYRGQGVVISDKHIEVIVSQMLRQVKIIDSGHTKFIEGDLVSRRKFREENERILRLGGEPAIAEPVLLGVTRAAIGSDSVISAASFQETTKVLTEASIAGKFDYLEDLKENVILGRMIPVGTGLYGEQNLKLKEQE, encoded by the coding sequence ATGAGTAAATTTAAAGTAATAGAAATCAAAGAAGATGCAAGACCTAGGGACTTTGAAGCATTTCAACTTAGACTTGCGAGTCCTGAAAAAATTAAATCTTGGTCTTATGGCGAAGTAAAAAAGCCAGAAACTATTAATTATAGAACCTTAAAACCAGAAAGAGATGGACTTTTTTGCGCGAAAATTTTTGGTCCTATTAGAGATTATGAATGTCTTTGTGGTAAATACAAAAAAATGCGTTTTAAGGGTGTTAAATGCGAAAAATGTGGGGTTGAAGTTGCAAATTCAAAAGTTCGTCGTTCTAGAATGGGACACATTGAACTTGTAACTCCAGTAGCTCATATTTGGTATGTCAATTCTCTTCCAAGTCGTATAGGAACACTTCTTGGCGTTAAGATGAAAGATCTTGAGCGCGTACTTTATTATGAAGCTTATATTGTAGAAAATGCAGGAGAAGCATACTATGATAATGAAAGCACAAAAAAAGTAGAATACTGCGACGTATTAAACGAAGAGCAATATCAAAATTTAATGCAGCGTTATGAAAACAGTGGTTTTAAAGCAAGAATGGGTGGCGAGGTAGTTCGCGACTTGCTAGCAAATTTAGATCTTGTGGCACTTTTGAACCAGCTTAAAGAAGAAATGACTGCTACAAATTCAGAGGCTAAGAAAAAAACCATTATAAAACGTTTAAAAGTTGTAGAAAACTTTTTAAATTCAAATTTAAACGCAAATACAAACAATGAAGATGCAGTACCAAATCGTCCTGAATGGATGATGATTACAAATTTACCTGTATTACCACCTGATTTGCGTCCTTTGGTTGCTCTAGATGGAGGTAAATTCGCAGTTTCTGATGTAAATGATTTATATCGCCGTGTTATCAATAGAAATACACGTCTTAAAAAACTTATGGAGCTTGATGCACCTGAAATTATCATAAGAAATGAAAAAAGAATGCTTCAAGAAGCTGTAGATGCGCTTTTTGATAATGGTCGTCGTGCTAATGCAGTTAAAGGAGCAAATAAGCGTCCATTAAAATCTTTGAGTGAAATTATCAAAGGTAAGCAAGGTCGTTTTAGACAAAACTTGCTGGGTAAAAGGGTAGATTTTTCAGGTCGTAGCGTTATTGTTGTAGGGCCAAAACTTAGAATGGATCAATGTGGCTTGCCTAAAAAAATGGCTTTAGAACTTTTCAAACCACATTTATTAGCTAAACTTGAAGAAAAAGGTTATGCTACTACAGTAAAACAAGCTAAAAAAATGATAGAAAACAAAACCAATGAAGTTTGGGAATGTTTAGAAGAAGTGGTAAAAGGGCATCCTGTTATGCTAAACCGTGCTCCGACTCTACATAAGCTTTCTATCCAAGCTTTTCATCCTGTTTTGGTTGAAGGAAAAGCAATACAGCTTCATCCTTTGGTTTGTGCGGCATTTAACGCAGACTTTGACGGGGATCAAATGGCAGTGCATGTGCCACTTTCTCAAGAAGCGATTGCAGAGTGTAAGGTTTTAATGCTTTCTTCCATGAATATTCTCTTGCCTGCAAGTGGAAAGTCTGTAACTGTACCTTCTCAAGATATGGTTTTGGGAATTTATTATCTTTCTTTGGAAAAAATGGGAGCAAAAGGCTCACATAAAATATGCACAGGCATTGATGAAGTTATGATGGCTCTTGAAAGTAAATGCCTTGATATTCATGCTAGTATTCAAACCATGGTTGATGGCAGGAAGATTACTACAACGGCAGGAAGACTTATTATTAAATCTATTTTGCCTGATTTTGTTACTGAGAATATGTGGAATAAGGTTTTAAAAAAGAAAGATATTGCTGCGCTTGTGGATTATGTATACAAACAGGGTGGTTTACAAATTACTGCAAGTTTTTTAGATAAACTTAAAAATTTAGGTTTTGAATATGCAACTAAAGCAGGTGTTTCTATATCTATTGCTGATATTATTGTTCCTAGTGATAAACAAAAGGCTATTGATGAGGCTAAAAAGCAAGTAAGAGAAATTCAAAATTCTTATAATCTTGGTTTAATCACTTCAGGTGAAAGATATAACAAAATTATTGATATTTGGAAAACTACCAATAATACTCTTTCAAGAGATATGATGAAACTTGTAGAAAAAGATAAGGAAGGCTTTAATTCTATTTATATGATGGCAGATTCAGGTGCTAGGGGTAGTGCAGCTCAAATTTCTCAGCTTGCTGCTATGAGAGGGCTTATGACTAAACCTGATGGATCGATTATTGAAACACCTATTATTTCAAATTTCCGTGAAGGTTTGAATGTTCTTGAGTATTTTATTTCAACTCACGGAGCCAGAAAAGGTTTGGCAGATACTGCTCTTAAAACAGCAAACGCGGGTTATTTGACAAGAAAACTTATCGATGTGGCACAAAATGTAAAAATCACTGTTGAAGATTGCGGAACGCACGAAGGTGTTGAAATTAATGAGATCACCGCAGATAGTTCTATTATAGAAACTTTAGAAGAGAGAATTTTAGGTAGGGTTATAGCTGAAGATGTAATAGATCCTATTACAAATTCTGTGCTTTTTGCAGAAGGCACTTTGATAGATGAAGAAAAAGCTAGAATATTGGGAGAAAGCGGTGTAAAAAGTGTAAATATTCGCACTCCAATCACTTGTAAAGCTAAAAAAGGAATTTGTGCAAAATGTTATGGAATCAATCTTGGCGAAGGCAAGCTTGTTAAGCCAGGTGAGGCAGTGGGTATCATTTCTGCTCAATCTATTGGTGAGCCAGGAACTCAACTTACACTTAGAACTTTCCATAGCGGGGGAACTGCTAGTACGGATTTACAAGATAGGCAAGTAAGTGCCCAAAAAGAAGGTTTTATAAGATTTTATAACCTTAAAACTTATAAAAACAAAGAAGGTAAAGATATAGTAGCTAATCGTAGAAATGCGGCTATTTTACTTGTGGAGCCAAAAATTAAGGCACCATTTAAAGGTATTGTCAATATAGAAAATATTCACGAAGATGTAATTATTTCTATAAAAGATAAAAAACAAGAAGCAAAATATATTCTTAGAAAATACGATCTTGCTAAACCAAATGAATTAGCAGGCGTTAGCGGAAGCATTGACGGAAAACTTTATTTACCATATCAAAGTGGTGCTGAAGTTGAAGAAAATGAAAGTATTGTTGAGATGATTAAAGAGGGTTGGAATGTTCCAAACCGTATTCCATTTGCAAGTGAAATTCTTGTAAAAGATGGAGATCCTGTTGTACAAAATATCAAAGCAGGGGAAAAGGGGATTCTAAAATTCTATATTCTTAAAGGTGATGGACTTGATAGGGTTAGAAATATCAAAAAAGGTGATATAGTAAAAGAAAAAGGATTTTTTGTTGTAGTTGCTGATGAAAATGATAGAGAGGCAAAAAGACACTATATTCCAAGGGAGTCAAGAATAGAATTTAATGATAGCGAAGAGGTTAATTTTGATTCTATAATTGCTAGTGCACCAAAACAAGAAAAATCTATTATCGCAGAATGGGATGCTTATAATAACACTATCATTGCAGAGATTGATGGTGTGGTAAGTTTTGAAGATATAGAAGCAGGTTATAGTGCAGATGAGCAAATCGATGAAGCAACAGGCAAGCGCTCGCTAGTGATTAATGAATATTTGCCAAGCGGGGTAAGACCAACCTTAATAATCGCAGGCAAAGGCGATAAAGCAGTGCGCTATCAATTGGAGCCAAAAACGGTTATTTTCGTTCATGATGGTGATAAAATTTCTCAAGCGGATATTTTGGCAAAAACTCCAAAAGCGGCGGCGAAATCAAAAGATATCACAGGGGGTCTTCCAAGAGTTTCAGAGCTTTTTGAGGCAAGAAAACCAAAGAATGCAGCAGTAATTGCAGAGATTGATGGTGTGGTTCGTTTTGATAAACCTTTGCGCTCAAAAGAAAGATTGATTATCCAAGCAGAAGATGGTACAAGCGCTGAGTATTTAATCGATAAATCAAAACATATTCAAGTAAGAGAAGGAGAATTTATTCACGCGGGTGAGAAACTAACTGATGGGGTAGTTTCAAGTCATGATGTGCTTAAAATTTTAGGCGAAAAAGCCTTGCATTATTACTTGATTTCTGAAATTCAACAAGTATACCGAGGTCAAGGGGTTGTTATTTCTGATAAGCATATTGAGGTTATAGTTTCTCAAATGTTAAGACAGGTTAAAATTATTGATAGCGGACATACTAAGTTTATCGAAGGGGATTTGGTTTCAAGACGCAAATTCCGTGAGGAAAATGAAAGAATTCTTAGATTGGGTGGAGAACCAGCTATTGCTGAGCCTGTGCTTTTAGGTGTTACAAGAGCAGCGATAGGAAGTGATAGTGTGATTTCTGCAGCTTCATTCCAAGAAACAACAAAAGTACTTACCGAAGCAAGTATCGCGGGTAAATTTGACTACTTAGAAGACTTAAAAGAAAATGTTATTTTGGGTAGAATGATTCCTGTTGGAACAGGGCTTTATGGTGAGCAAAATTTAAAACTCAAAGAACAAGAATAA
- the rpoB gene encoding DNA-directed RNA polymerase subunit beta has translation MCNMLDNKLRNRLRVDFSNISKQIEIPNLLQLQKASFDYFLNLENGESGIEKVFKSIFPIHDPQNRLSLEYVSSEIGKPKYTIRECMERGLTYSVNLKMKIRLTLHEKDEKTGEKVGIKDIKEQEIYIREIPLMTDRVSFIINGVERVVVNQLHRSPGVIFKEEESSTVVNKLVYTAQIIPDRGSWLYFEYDAKDVLYVRINKRRKVPVTMLFRALGYKKQDIIKLFYPIQTIHVKKDKFLTEFNPNDFMDRIEYDIKDEKGKIIHQAGKRLTKKKAEQLIKDGLKWIEYPVEILLNRYLANPIIDKESGEVLFDSLTLLDESKLAKIKEQKSFEIANDLANGVDAAIINSFAQDNETLKLLKQSENIDDENDLAAIRIYKVMRPGEPVVKDAAKAFVNDLFFNPERYDLTKVGRMKMNHKLGLEVPEYVTVLTNEDIIKTAKYLIKVKNGKGHIDDRDHLGNRRIRSIGELLANELHLGLAKMQKAIKDKFTSLNADIDKVMPYDLINPKMITTTIIEFFTGGQLSQFMDQTNPLSEVTHKRRLSALGEGGLVKERAGFEVRDVHATHYGRICPVETPEGQNIGLINTLSTYAKVNELGFVEAPYRKVENGRVTDQVVYLTATQEEGLFIAPASTKVDAKGNIIEEFVEARQDGETILARREEVQLIDLCSGMVVGVAASLIPFLEHDDANRALMGSNMQRQAVPLITSSAPIVGTGMENIIARDAWEAIKAKRGGVVEKVDNKSIFILGEDEKGPFIDHYIMEKNLRTNQNTNFMQHPIVKKGDVVKAGQIIADGPSMDQGELAIGKNALIAFMPWNGYNYEDAIVVSERIIREDTFTSVHIYEKEIEARELKDGIEEITKDIPNVKEEDVAHLDESGIAKIGTHIKPGMILVGKVSPKGEVKPTPEERLLRAIFGEKAGHVVNKSLYATASLEGVVVDVKIFTKKGYEKDDRALKSYDKEKMSLEKEHHDRLLMMDREEMLRVCALLSKSALMSDQKIGDKNYTKGQKASLEDLEKINRFTLTTLIKAYSKEVQKEYEELKNHFQNEKKKLKAEHDEKLEILEKDDILPSGVIKLVKVYIATKRKLKVGDKMAGRHGNKGIVSTIVPEVDMPYLPNGKSVDIALNPLGVPSRMNIGQILESHLGLVGLRLGDQIQEIFDRKQKDFIKELRAKMLEICSIPRLANEKEFIKNLSDEELLNYARDWSKGVKFATPVFEGVNIEEFAKLFEIAKIDMDGKTELYDGRTGEKIAERVHVGCMYMLKLHHLVDEKVHARSTGPYSLVTQQPVGGKALFGGQRFGEMEVWALEAYGAAHTLREMLTIKSDDVEGRFSAYKALTKGENVPATGIPETFFVLTNELKSLALDVEIFDKDEDNE, from the coding sequence ATATGCAATATGTTAGACAATAAATTAAGAAATCGTTTAAGAGTAGATTTCTCCAATATTTCAAAGCAAATAGAAATTCCAAATCTTCTTCAACTTCAAAAAGCAAGTTTTGATTATTTTTTAAATCTTGAAAACGGTGAAAGTGGAATAGAAAAAGTTTTTAAATCAATCTTTCCTATCCATGATCCACAAAATAGGTTAAGTCTTGAGTATGTTAGCAGCGAAATTGGAAAACCAAAATACACAATTCGTGAGTGTATGGAAAGAGGTTTAACTTACTCTGTAAATTTAAAAATGAAAATCCGTCTTACTTTACATGAGAAAGATGAGAAAACAGGTGAAAAAGTTGGTATAAAAGATATCAAAGAACAAGAAATTTATATCAGAGAAATTCCATTGATGACAGATAGAGTTTCTTTTATTATCAATGGAGTTGAAAGAGTTGTGGTTAATCAGCTTCATAGAAGTCCGGGTGTAATTTTCAAAGAAGAAGAAAGCTCGACTGTTGTTAATAAGCTTGTATACACTGCTCAAATTATTCCTGATCGCGGTTCTTGGCTTTATTTTGAATACGATGCCAAAGATGTATTGTACGTAAGGATTAATAAAAGAAGAAAAGTACCAGTAACAATGCTTTTTAGAGCTTTGGGGTATAAAAAACAAGATATTATTAAATTATTTTATCCTATTCAGACAATTCATGTTAAAAAAGATAAATTCTTAACAGAATTTAATCCAAATGATTTTATGGATAGAATAGAATATGATATCAAGGATGAAAAAGGAAAAATTATCCATCAAGCTGGTAAAAGACTGACTAAGAAGAAAGCTGAGCAGCTTATTAAAGATGGTTTAAAATGGATAGAATATCCAGTAGAAATTTTATTAAATCGTTATCTGGCTAATCCTATTATTGATAAAGAAAGTGGCGAAGTTTTATTTGATTCCCTAACCTTACTTGATGAAAGCAAACTTGCTAAAATTAAAGAGCAAAAAAGTTTTGAAATAGCTAACGATTTGGCAAATGGAGTGGATGCAGCTATTATTAACTCGTTTGCACAGGATAATGAAACTTTAAAATTATTAAAACAAAGTGAAAATATTGATGATGAAAATGATCTGGCAGCTATTAGAATTTATAAAGTAATGCGTCCAGGTGAGCCTGTTGTAAAAGATGCAGCTAAAGCCTTTGTTAATGATTTATTTTTTAACCCTGAAAGATATGATCTTACTAAAGTAGGTCGTATGAAAATGAATCACAAATTAGGGCTTGAGGTTCCAGAATATGTAACAGTTCTAACCAATGAAGATATTATCAAAACTGCAAAATATTTAATTAAAGTAAAAAATGGTAAGGGTCATATTGATGATAGGGATCACTTAGGAAATCGTCGTATTCGTTCTATCGGAGAACTTTTAGCGAATGAACTTCATTTGGGTCTTGCTAAAATGCAAAAAGCTATCAAAGATAAATTTACCTCTTTGAATGCAGATATTGACAAAGTAATGCCTTATGATTTGATCAATCCTAAAATGATTACAACGACAATTATTGAATTTTTCACAGGTGGACAACTCTCACAATTTATGGATCAAACCAATCCTTTAAGCGAAGTCACGCATAAACGTCGTTTGTCAGCTTTAGGAGAAGGTGGACTTGTTAAAGAAAGAGCGGGTTTTGAAGTACGGGATGTTCATGCGACGCATTATGGTAGAATTTGTCCTGTTGAAACTCCAGAAGGACAAAATATCGGTTTGATCAATACCTTATCTACTTATGCTAAAGTAAATGAGCTTGGATTTGTTGAAGCGCCTTATAGAAAAGTAGAAAATGGAAGAGTAACAGATCAGGTTGTGTATTTAACAGCTACTCAAGAAGAAGGCTTGTTTATTGCTCCAGCTTCTACAAAAGTAGATGCTAAAGGCAATATAATAGAAGAATTTGTCGAAGCAAGACAAGATGGAGAAACTATACTTGCAAGACGTGAAGAAGTACAGCTTATAGATCTTTGCTCGGGTATGGTTGTGGGTGTTGCTGCTTCTTTGATCCCATTTTTAGAGCATGATGATGCAAATAGGGCATTGATGGGCTCAAACATGCAACGTCAAGCAGTTCCACTTATAACTTCTTCAGCGCCTATTGTTGGAACAGGTATGGAAAATATCATTGCTCGTGATGCTTGGGAAGCTATAAAGGCTAAAAGAGGTGGGGTTGTTGAAAAAGTAGATAACAAAAGCATATTTATCCTTGGTGAAGATGAAAAAGGTCCATTTATAGATCATTATATTATGGAAAAAAATCTCCGTACAAACCAAAATACAAATTTTATGCAACATCCTATTGTTAAAAAGGGAGATGTGGTTAAAGCAGGGCAAATTATAGCTGATGGTCCTTCTATGGATCAAGGTGAACTTGCTATCGGAAAAAATGCTTTGATTGCTTTTATGCCTTGGAATGGATATAACTACGAAGATGCTATAGTAGTAAGTGAAAGAATTATACGCGAAGATACTTTTACTAGTGTTCATATTTACGAAAAAGAAATAGAAGCTAGAGAATTAAAAGATGGTATAGAAGAGATTACTAAAGATATACCAAATGTTAAAGAAGAAGATGTTGCGCATTTGGATGAAAGCGGTATAGCAAAAATTGGTACCCATATAAAACCAGGTATGATTTTAGTAGGTAAGGTTTCTCCAAAAGGTGAAGTTAAGCCAACGCCTGAAGAAAGACTTTTAAGAGCGATTTTTGGTGAAAAAGCCGGCCATGTGGTGAATAAATCCCTTTATGCTACTGCTTCTTTAGAAGGTGTAGTTGTTGATGTGAAAATTTTCACCAAAAAAGGATATGAAAAAGACGATAGAGCTTTAAAATCGTATGATAAAGAAAAAATGTCCTTAGAAAAAGAGCATCATGATAGACTTTTAATGATGGATAGAGAAGAGATGCTACGCGTTTGTGCATTGCTTTCTAAATCTGCTTTAATGAGTGATCAAAAAATAGGTGATAAAAACTATACAAAAGGACAAAAAGCAAGCCTAGAGGATTTGGAAAAAATCAATCGTTTTACCTTGACTACTTTAATTAAAGCTTATTCTAAAGAAGTTCAAAAAGAATACGAAGAATTAAAAAATCATTTCCAAAATGAGAAGAAAAAGCTTAAAGCTGAGCACGATGAGAAGCTTGAAATTTTAGAAAAAGATGATATCTTGCCAAGTGGAGTAATTAAGCTTGTTAAGGTGTATATCGCAACAAAACGCAAGCTTAAAGTGGGTGATAAAATGGCAGGACGCCACGGAAACAAAGGTATAGTTTCTACTATAGTACCTGAAGTGGATATGCCTTATTTACCAAATGGAAAAAGTGTAGATATCGCACTTAATCCACTTGGGGTTCCAAGCCGTATGAATATAGGACAAATTTTAGAAAGCCATTTAGGTCTTGTAGGACTTAGACTGGGTGATCAAATTCAAGAAATTTTTGACAGAAAACAAAAAGATTTCATTAAAGAATTAAGAGCAAAAATGCTTGAAATATGTTCTATCCCAAGACTTGCAAATGAAAAAGAATTCATTAAAAATTTAAGTGATGAGGAGCTTTTAAATTATGCAAGAGATTGGAGCAAGGGTGTTAAATTTGCAACCCCTGTTTTTGAGGGAGTAAATATAGAAGAGTTTGCAAAACTTTTTGAAATAGCAAAGATTGACATGGATGGTAAAACAGAGCTTTACGATGGTCGTACTGGAGAAAAAATCGCTGAGAGAGTTCATGTGGGATGTATGTATATGCTAAAACTTCACCATTTGGTTGATGAAAAAGTTCATGCTAGAAGTACTGGACCTTATAGTTTGGTTACTCAGCAACCTGTGGGTGGTAAAGCACTCTTTGGTGGACAAAGATTTGGTGAAATGGAGGTTTGGGCACTTGAAGCTTATGGGGCAGCTCATACTTTAAGAGAGATGCTTACTATAAAATCTGATGATGTTGAAGGTAGATTCAGTGCCTATAAAGCGCTTACCAAAGGAGAAAATGTCCCAGCAACAGGAATTCCGGAGACATTTTTTGTATTGACTAATGAACTTAAATCTCTAGCTTTAGATGTTGAGATTTTTGACAAGGATGAAGACAATGAGTAA
- the rplL gene encoding 50S ribosomal protein L7/L12 produces the protein MAISKEDVLEFISNLSVLELSELVKEFEEKFGVSAAPVMVAGGAAAGGAAAAAEEKTEFDIVLVDGGAKKIEVIKIVRALTGLGLKEAKDAVEQTPSTLKEGVAKADAEEAKKQLEEAGAKVELK, from the coding sequence ATGGCAATTTCTAAAGAAGATGTATTAGAATTTATTTCAAATTTAAGTGTTCTTGAGCTTTCTGAGCTTGTAAAAGAATTTGAAGAAAAATTCGGCGTATCTGCTGCTCCTGTAATGGTAGCAGGTGGTGCAGCAGCAGGTGGTGCAGCAGCTGCAGCTGAAGAAAAAACTGAATTTGATATCGTTTTAGTCGATGGTGGTGCTAAAAAGATCGAAGTAATTAAAATCGTTCGTGCTTTAACTGGCCTTGGACTTAAAGAAGCAAAAGATGCAGTAGAGCAAACACCTTCAACTTTAAAAGAAGGCGTGGCTAAAGCTGATGCAGAAGAAGCTAAAAAACAACTTGAAGAAGCTGGTGCTAAAGTAGAACTTAAGTAA
- the rplJ gene encoding 50S ribosomal protein L10, producing the protein MTRSEKVEIIAKLQEEFKISEAIVVCNYKGLSTKKLEELRNNARENNVKVQIIKNTLASIALNNSGKTGLVLKDTNIYLWGEDQLSVSKVAAKFEENNDKFEIKTAHIEGEVADVAKVRALAKMPSRNELLAMLLQVWNAPITNFTIGLNALKNKKESE; encoded by the coding sequence GTGACTAGAAGCGAAAAAGTTGAGATTATTGCTAAACTTCAAGAAGAATTTAAAATTAGCGAAGCAATTGTAGTTTGTAATTACAAAGGCTTGAGCACTAAAAAGCTTGAAGAACTTAGAAATAATGCGAGAGAAAACAATGTAAAAGTTCAAATTATTAAAAACACTTTGGCTAGCATTGCTCTTAATAATTCCGGTAAAACAGGTCTGGTTCTTAAAGATACTAATATTTATCTTTGGGGCGAGGACCAACTTAGCGTTTCAAAAGTAGCAGCTAAATTCGAAGAAAATAATGATAAATTCGAAATTAAAACTGCCCATATTGAAGGCGAAGTTGCAGATGTTGCTAAGGTTAGAGCTTTAGCGAAAATGCCTTCTCGCAACGAGTTGCTTGCTATGCTTTTGCAAGTTTGGAATGCGCCAATCACCAATTTCACTATTGGTTTAAATGCGCTTAAAAATAAAAAAGAATCTGAATAA
- the rplA gene encoding 50S ribosomal protein L1: MAKITKRLKELSQKIDVSKEYALNEAIETVRNLKSAKFDETVEIALKLNVDPRHADQMVRGSVVLPAGTGKKVRVAVIAKDAKADEAKNAGADIVGSDDLIEEIQKGNMNFDVLIATPNLMGLVGKVGRILGPKGLMPNPKTGTVTMDVAQAVNNAKSGQVNFRVDKQGNIHAGLGKVSFSKEQLWDNISTFVKAINKHKPAAAKGRYIKSAALSLTMSPSVKLETQELLDMK, encoded by the coding sequence ATGGCTAAAATAACTAAAAGATTAAAAGAATTATCACAAAAAATTGATGTAAGCAAAGAGTATGCTTTAAATGAAGCAATTGAAACAGTAAGAAATTTAAAGTCAGCAAAATTTGATGAAACTGTTGAAATCGCACTTAAACTTAATGTTGATCCAAGACATGCCGATCAAATGGTTAGAGGTTCTGTTGTGCTTCCTGCGGGAACAGGTAAAAAAGTTCGTGTGGCTGTTATTGCAAAAGATGCTAAGGCAGATGAAGCAAAAAATGCTGGAGCAGATATTGTAGGAAGTGATGATTTGATAGAAGAAATTCAAAAAGGCAATATGAATTTTGATGTATTAATCGCAACTCCTAATTTAATGGGTCTTGTAGGTAAAGTAGGTAGAATCTTAGGTCCTAAAGGTTTGATGCCAAATCCAAAGACCGGAACAGTTACTATGGATGTAGCTCAAGCAGTTAACAATGCTAAAAGTGGACAGGTAAATTTCCGTGTAGATAAACAAGGAAATATTCACGCAGGTCTTGGAAAGGTAAGTTTTTCTAAAGAGCAACTTTGGGATAATATTTCTACTTTTGTTAAAGCAATTAATAAACATAAACCAGCAGCAGCTAAAGGTAGATATATTAAAAGTGCGGCTTTATCTTTAACAATGAGTCCTTCTGTAAAACTTGAAACACAAGAATTACTTGATATGAAGTAA
- the rplK gene encoding 50S ribosomal protein L11, with product MAKKVVGEIKLQIAATKANPSPPVGPALGQQGVNIMEFCKAFNERTKDMAGFNIPVVITVYADKSFTFITKQPPATDLIKKAAGISKGTDNPLKNKVGKLTRAQVLEIVDKKIADLNTKDRDQAAKIIAGSARSMGVEIVD from the coding sequence ATGGCTAAAAAAGTCGTAGGCGAAATTAAATTGCAAATTGCAGCTACAAAAGCTAATCCATCGCCACCTGTAGGCCCTGCTTTAGGTCAACAAGGTGTAAATATTATGGAATTTTGTAAAGCTTTTAATGAAAGAACAAAGGATATGGCAGGATTTAATATCCCTGTTGTTATTACTGTTTATGCTGATAAAAGCTTTACTTTTATTACAAAACAACCACCTGCTACAGATTTAATCAAAAAAGCAGCTGGAATTTCTAAAGGTACAGACAATCCACTTAAAAATAAGGTAGGTAAATTAACTCGTGCCCAAGTTTTAGAAATTGTTGATAAAAAAATTGCAGATTTAAATACTAAGGATAGAGATCAAGCTGCGAAAATTATTGCAGGTTCAGCTCGCTCTATGGGTGTTGAAATTGTAGATTAA